In Pseudoliparis swirei isolate HS2019 ecotype Mariana Trench chromosome 11, NWPU_hadal_v1, whole genome shotgun sequence, a genomic segment contains:
- the rbm25a gene encoding RNA-binding protein 25 isoform X5, with protein MCSLLSSIGAGGTDKLHKLVKKAGSIFGSYTGQSGEGGEEQVPVYFRMSYPPPLNRQQIGIPQLPPRMPPPQYGGFVPGVPPGTPMIPVHMGVVTPTTTVLLPNQVAVMHKPMLPKKELHVRAKDTDDSSGPTTTVFVGNISEKASDMLVRQLLAKCGIVLSWKRVQGASGKLQAFGFCEYKEPESTLRSLRLLHELLLGDKKLLVKVDAKTKAQLDEWKAKKRSSNGAASGVSKNEEDDDEDVVDEETLRRDQVVKGAIEVLIREYASELNAPSQDPDSQPRNKKRKEKKEEEDLNAMEMEDDKRDLISREISKFRDTHKKLEEEKGKKEKERMEVEKERRERDKERERERERRDREKEKERERERDKERERDRDRDRERERDRERERTKERERERERERSRDVSEGRSRSRERTREDKKRDREEDEEDVYERRRLERRLRDKEAAYQERLKNWEIRERKKARDYSKETEREEERRREMMKEAKRLKEFLEDYDDDRDDPKYYRGSALQKRLRDREKETELDDRDRKREKEEHEEIRQRLLAEGHPDPDAELQRMEEEAERRRQPPPKLEPEEDVIQEKARKDRERERERERERERERERERERDRDREREKRASVASARPAEPMPRVPQQHSDDDDVEQGGGEDDYQDAEDSPEAKPQLKPAMRPITTAPSVSSASGNATPNTPGNESPCGIIIPGENSPEVQPLEELRPKIGLSLKLGATHSPSQLSVGKRKKLPTVESVFNKFDEEEADEQPRKRKLVPLDYGDDDKSLGLDGAEMPGAKGSVNTEEKRKHIKSLIEKIPTARPELFTYPLDWTMVDSTLMDRRIKPWINKKIIEYIGEEEATLVEFVCSKVMAHSTPQGILDDVAMVLDEEAEVFIVKMWRLLIYETEAKKIGLVK; from the exons ATG TGCTCTTTACTTAGCAGCATTGGAGCCGGAGGCACCGACAAACTCCACAAACTGGTCaagaaggccggctccatcttTGGCAGCTATACTGGACAGTCTGGAGAAGGTGGTGAAGAGCAG GTTCCTGTGTACTTCAGGATGTCTTACCCTCCTCCGCTCAACCGTCAGCAGATAGGGATCCCGCAGTTACCTCCCAGGATGCCACCTCCGCAGTATGGGGGATTTGTCCCGGGTGTCCCGCCAG GTACTCCCATGATCCCGGTTCATATGGGTGTCGTAACCCCGACAACCACA GTTCTTCTCCCAAACCAAGTTGCTGTAATGCATAAGCCGATGCTTCCGAAGAAGGAGCTTCACGTCAGAGCGAAGGACACGGACGACAGCAGCGGCCCCACCACCACTGTTTTTGTCGGAAACATCTCTGAAAAAGCATCCGACATGTTGGTCAGACAGCTTCTAGCG AAATGTGGTATTGTTCTAAGCTGGAAAAGGGTCCAAGGCGCCTCTGGGAAACTTCAAG CTTTTGGTTTCTGTGAGTATAAGGAGCCTGAGTCAACACTCCGGTCTCTCAGGCTTCTGCACGAGTTGCTCTTGGGTGATAAGAAGCTGTTGGTGAAGGTAGACGCCAAGACCAAGGCCCAGCTAGATGAGTGGAAGGCCAAGAAGCGGAGTTCCAATGGG GCAGCCAGTGGCGTGTCAAAGAATGAGGAGGACGACGATGAGGACGTTGTCGATGAAGAAACCCTGCGTCGGGACCAGGTTGTGAAGGGGGCCATCGAAGTCCTCATCCGAGAGTATGCAAGTGAGCTCAATGCGCCCTCGCAGGACCCCGACAGTCAACCTCGCAACAAGAAgcggaaagagaagaaagaggag GAGGATCTCAAtgccatggagatggaggaTGACAAGAGAGACTTGATTTCCAGAGAGATCAGTAAATTCCGGGACACACACAAG AAACTtgaggaggaaaaaggaaagaaagaaaaggagcgaATGGAGGTcgagaaggaaaggagagagagggacaaagaGCGGGAGCGCGAGAGGGAGCGCCGCGACCgcgagaaagagaaggaaagggagcgagagagggacaAGGAGCGGGAGAGGGACCGAGATCGCGACCGCGAACGAGAGAGGGATCGCGAGCGGGAGAGGACGAAGGAGCgggagagggagcgggagagggagaggagtcgAGACGTCAGTGAAGGTCGAAGCCGATCAAG AGAGAGGACTCGGGAAGATAAAAAACGAGAccgcgaggaagacgaggaggacgtgTACGAACGGAGGAGACTCGAGAGGAGGCTCAGAGACAAGGAGGCGGCCTACCAAGAA CGTCTGAAAAACTGGGAGAtccgggagaggaagaaggctCGCGACTACAGCAAAGAaacggagagggaggaagagaggcgtCGTGAAATG ATGAAAGAAGCCAAAAGACTGAAAGAATTCCTTGAAGACTACGACGACGACAGAGACGACCCAAAATACTACAG GGGCAGCGCTTTGCAGAAGCGACTTCGCGACCGAGAGAAGGAGACCGAGTTGGACGATCGAGACcggaagagggagaaggaggagcatgaggagatcAGACAGAGGCTTCTGGCTGAAGGTCACCCTGACCCCGATGCTGAGCTGCAGAGG atggaggaggaggcagagcgcAGACGGCAGCCTCCTCCGAAACTTGAACCCGAGGAGGACGTGATCCAGGAGAAGGCTCGCAAGGATCGGGAGCGGGAACGGGAGCGGGAGCGGGAGCGGGAGAGGGAACGGGAGCGGGAACGGGAGCGGGATCGAGACcgagagagggaaaagagggCGTCGGTGGCGTCGGCGAGGCCCGCGGAGCCGATGCCGCGAGTCCCCCAGCAGCATTCGGACGATGATGATGTCGAGCAAGGGGGCGGAGAGGATGACTACCAAGATGCCGAGGACTCACCGGAGGCCAAGCCGCAACTCAAACCCGCCATGCGACCAATCACCACGGCTCCCTCGGTGTCCTCTGCCAGTGGGAACGCGACTCCAAACACACCGGGCAACGAATCTCCCTGCGGCATCATCATTCCCGGCGAGAACTCCCCCGAGGTCCAACCTCTGGAGGAACTTCGGCCCAAGATCGGTCTCAGTCTGAAACTGG GTGCCACGCACAGCCCCAGCCAGCTCAGCGTCGGAAAGCGAAAGAAGCTGCCGACCGTGGAAAGTGTTTTCAACAAGTTcgacgaggaggaggccgacGAGCAGCCTCGCAAACGGAAGCTGGTCCCGCTGGACTACGGCGACGACGACAAGAGTCTGGGGCTGGATGGGGCCGAAATGCCGGGGGCCAAAGGCAGCGTCAACACGGAGGAGAAACGGAAGCACATAAAGAGCCTCATTGAGAAGATCCCCACCGCCAGGCCCGAGCTCTTCACCTACCCTCTGGACTGGACCATGGTGGACTCG ACTCTGATGGACCGTCGCATTAAACCATGGATCAACAAGAAGATTATTGAATACATCGGCGAGGAGGAAGCCACGCTGGTTGAATTTGTCTGTTCAAAG GTGATGGCACACAGCACCCCTCAGGGTATTCTTGATGATGTTGCAATG GTTCTTGACGAAGAAGCAGAAGTCTTCATCGTAAAAATGTGGAGGCTGTTGATATATGAAACCGAAGCAAAGAAGATCGGTCTggtgaaataa
- the rbm25a gene encoding RNA-binding protein 25 isoform X6, with the protein MVPVYFRMSYPPPLNRQQIGIPQLPPRMPPPQYGGFVPGVPPGTPMIPVHMGVVTPTTTVLLPNQVAVMHKPMLPKKELHVRAKDTDDSSGPTTTVFVGNISEKASDMLVRQLLAKCGIVLSWKRVQGASGKLQAFGFCEYKEPESTLRSLRLLHELLLGDKKLLVKVDAKTKAQLDEWKAKKRSSNGAASGVSKNEEDDDEDVVDEETLRRDQVVKGAIEVLIREYASELNAPSQDPDSQPRNKKRKEKKEEEDLNAMEMEDDKRDLISREISKFRDTHKKLEEEKGKKEKERMEVEKERRERDKERERERERRDREKEKERERERDKERERDRDRDRERERDRERERTKERERERERERSRDVSEGRSRSRERTREDKKRDREEDEEDVYERRRLERRLRDKEAAYQERLKNWEIRERKKARDYSKETEREEERRREMMKEAKRLKEFLEDYDDDRDDPKYYRGSALQKRLRDREKETELDDRDRKREKEEHEEIRQRLLAEGHPDPDAELQRMEEEAERRRQPPPKLEPEEDVIQEKARKDRERERERERERERERERERERDRDREREKRASVASARPAEPMPRVPQQHSDDDDVEQGGGEDDYQDAEDSPEAKPQLKPAMRPITTAPSVSSASGNATPNTPGNESPCGIIIPGENSPEVQPLEELRPKIGLSLKLGATHSPSQLSVGKRKKLPTVESVFNKFDEEEADEQPRKRKLVPLDYGDDDKSLGLDGAEMPGAKGSVNTEEKRKHIKSLIEKIPTARPELFTYPLDWTMVDSTLMDRRIKPWINKKIIEYIGEEEATLVEFVCSKVMAHSTPQGILDDVAMVLDEEAEVFIVKMWRLLIYETEAKKIGLVK; encoded by the exons ATG GTTCCTGTGTACTTCAGGATGTCTTACCCTCCTCCGCTCAACCGTCAGCAGATAGGGATCCCGCAGTTACCTCCCAGGATGCCACCTCCGCAGTATGGGGGATTTGTCCCGGGTGTCCCGCCAG GTACTCCCATGATCCCGGTTCATATGGGTGTCGTAACCCCGACAACCACA GTTCTTCTCCCAAACCAAGTTGCTGTAATGCATAAGCCGATGCTTCCGAAGAAGGAGCTTCACGTCAGAGCGAAGGACACGGACGACAGCAGCGGCCCCACCACCACTGTTTTTGTCGGAAACATCTCTGAAAAAGCATCCGACATGTTGGTCAGACAGCTTCTAGCG AAATGTGGTATTGTTCTAAGCTGGAAAAGGGTCCAAGGCGCCTCTGGGAAACTTCAAG CTTTTGGTTTCTGTGAGTATAAGGAGCCTGAGTCAACACTCCGGTCTCTCAGGCTTCTGCACGAGTTGCTCTTGGGTGATAAGAAGCTGTTGGTGAAGGTAGACGCCAAGACCAAGGCCCAGCTAGATGAGTGGAAGGCCAAGAAGCGGAGTTCCAATGGG GCAGCCAGTGGCGTGTCAAAGAATGAGGAGGACGACGATGAGGACGTTGTCGATGAAGAAACCCTGCGTCGGGACCAGGTTGTGAAGGGGGCCATCGAAGTCCTCATCCGAGAGTATGCAAGTGAGCTCAATGCGCCCTCGCAGGACCCCGACAGTCAACCTCGCAACAAGAAgcggaaagagaagaaagaggag GAGGATCTCAAtgccatggagatggaggaTGACAAGAGAGACTTGATTTCCAGAGAGATCAGTAAATTCCGGGACACACACAAG AAACTtgaggaggaaaaaggaaagaaagaaaaggagcgaATGGAGGTcgagaaggaaaggagagagagggacaaagaGCGGGAGCGCGAGAGGGAGCGCCGCGACCgcgagaaagagaaggaaagggagcgagagagggacaAGGAGCGGGAGAGGGACCGAGATCGCGACCGCGAACGAGAGAGGGATCGCGAGCGGGAGAGGACGAAGGAGCgggagagggagcgggagagggagaggagtcgAGACGTCAGTGAAGGTCGAAGCCGATCAAG AGAGAGGACTCGGGAAGATAAAAAACGAGAccgcgaggaagacgaggaggacgtgTACGAACGGAGGAGACTCGAGAGGAGGCTCAGAGACAAGGAGGCGGCCTACCAAGAA CGTCTGAAAAACTGGGAGAtccgggagaggaagaaggctCGCGACTACAGCAAAGAaacggagagggaggaagagaggcgtCGTGAAATG ATGAAAGAAGCCAAAAGACTGAAAGAATTCCTTGAAGACTACGACGACGACAGAGACGACCCAAAATACTACAG GGGCAGCGCTTTGCAGAAGCGACTTCGCGACCGAGAGAAGGAGACCGAGTTGGACGATCGAGACcggaagagggagaaggaggagcatgaggagatcAGACAGAGGCTTCTGGCTGAAGGTCACCCTGACCCCGATGCTGAGCTGCAGAGG atggaggaggaggcagagcgcAGACGGCAGCCTCCTCCGAAACTTGAACCCGAGGAGGACGTGATCCAGGAGAAGGCTCGCAAGGATCGGGAGCGGGAACGGGAGCGGGAGCGGGAGCGGGAGAGGGAACGGGAGCGGGAACGGGAGCGGGATCGAGACcgagagagggaaaagagggCGTCGGTGGCGTCGGCGAGGCCCGCGGAGCCGATGCCGCGAGTCCCCCAGCAGCATTCGGACGATGATGATGTCGAGCAAGGGGGCGGAGAGGATGACTACCAAGATGCCGAGGACTCACCGGAGGCCAAGCCGCAACTCAAACCCGCCATGCGACCAATCACCACGGCTCCCTCGGTGTCCTCTGCCAGTGGGAACGCGACTCCAAACACACCGGGCAACGAATCTCCCTGCGGCATCATCATTCCCGGCGAGAACTCCCCCGAGGTCCAACCTCTGGAGGAACTTCGGCCCAAGATCGGTCTCAGTCTGAAACTGG GTGCCACGCACAGCCCCAGCCAGCTCAGCGTCGGAAAGCGAAAGAAGCTGCCGACCGTGGAAAGTGTTTTCAACAAGTTcgacgaggaggaggccgacGAGCAGCCTCGCAAACGGAAGCTGGTCCCGCTGGACTACGGCGACGACGACAAGAGTCTGGGGCTGGATGGGGCCGAAATGCCGGGGGCCAAAGGCAGCGTCAACACGGAGGAGAAACGGAAGCACATAAAGAGCCTCATTGAGAAGATCCCCACCGCCAGGCCCGAGCTCTTCACCTACCCTCTGGACTGGACCATGGTGGACTCG ACTCTGATGGACCGTCGCATTAAACCATGGATCAACAAGAAGATTATTGAATACATCGGCGAGGAGGAAGCCACGCTGGTTGAATTTGTCTGTTCAAAG GTGATGGCACACAGCACCCCTCAGGGTATTCTTGATGATGTTGCAATG GTTCTTGACGAAGAAGCAGAAGTCTTCATCGTAAAAATGTGGAGGCTGTTGATATATGAAACCGAAGCAAAGAAGATCGGTCTggtgaaataa
- the rbm25a gene encoding RNA-binding protein 25 isoform X7, with the protein MSYPPPLNRQQIGIPQLPPRMPPPQYGGFVPGVPPGTPMIPVHMGVVTPTTTVLLPNQVAVMHKPMLPKKELHVRAKDTDDSSGPTTTVFVGNISEKASDMLVRQLLAKCGIVLSWKRVQGASGKLQAFGFCEYKEPESTLRSLRLLHELLLGDKKLLVKVDAKTKAQLDEWKAKKRSSNGAASGVSKNEEDDDEDVVDEETLRRDQVVKGAIEVLIREYASELNAPSQDPDSQPRNKKRKEKKEEEDLNAMEMEDDKRDLISREISKFRDTHKKLEEEKGKKEKERMEVEKERRERDKERERERERRDREKEKERERERDKERERDRDRDRERERDRERERTKERERERERERSRDVSEGRSRSRERTREDKKRDREEDEEDVYERRRLERRLRDKEAAYQERLKNWEIRERKKARDYSKETEREEERRREMMKEAKRLKEFLEDYDDDRDDPKYYRGSALQKRLRDREKETELDDRDRKREKEEHEEIRQRLLAEGHPDPDAELQRMEEEAERRRQPPPKLEPEEDVIQEKARKDRERERERERERERERERERERDRDREREKRASVASARPAEPMPRVPQQHSDDDDVEQGGGEDDYQDAEDSPEAKPQLKPAMRPITTAPSVSSASGNATPNTPGNESPCGIIIPGENSPEVQPLEELRPKIGLSLKLGATHSPSQLSVGKRKKLPTVESVFNKFDEEEADEQPRKRKLVPLDYGDDDKSLGLDGAEMPGAKGSVNTEEKRKHIKSLIEKIPTARPELFTYPLDWTMVDSTLMDRRIKPWINKKIIEYIGEEEATLVEFVCSKVMAHSTPQGILDDVAMVLDEEAEVFIVKMWRLLIYETEAKKIGLVK; encoded by the exons ATGTCTTACCCTCCTCCGCTCAACCGTCAGCAGATAGGGATCCCGCAGTTACCTCCCAGGATGCCACCTCCGCAGTATGGGGGATTTGTCCCGGGTGTCCCGCCAG GTACTCCCATGATCCCGGTTCATATGGGTGTCGTAACCCCGACAACCACA GTTCTTCTCCCAAACCAAGTTGCTGTAATGCATAAGCCGATGCTTCCGAAGAAGGAGCTTCACGTCAGAGCGAAGGACACGGACGACAGCAGCGGCCCCACCACCACTGTTTTTGTCGGAAACATCTCTGAAAAAGCATCCGACATGTTGGTCAGACAGCTTCTAGCG AAATGTGGTATTGTTCTAAGCTGGAAAAGGGTCCAAGGCGCCTCTGGGAAACTTCAAG CTTTTGGTTTCTGTGAGTATAAGGAGCCTGAGTCAACACTCCGGTCTCTCAGGCTTCTGCACGAGTTGCTCTTGGGTGATAAGAAGCTGTTGGTGAAGGTAGACGCCAAGACCAAGGCCCAGCTAGATGAGTGGAAGGCCAAGAAGCGGAGTTCCAATGGG GCAGCCAGTGGCGTGTCAAAGAATGAGGAGGACGACGATGAGGACGTTGTCGATGAAGAAACCCTGCGTCGGGACCAGGTTGTGAAGGGGGCCATCGAAGTCCTCATCCGAGAGTATGCAAGTGAGCTCAATGCGCCCTCGCAGGACCCCGACAGTCAACCTCGCAACAAGAAgcggaaagagaagaaagaggag GAGGATCTCAAtgccatggagatggaggaTGACAAGAGAGACTTGATTTCCAGAGAGATCAGTAAATTCCGGGACACACACAAG AAACTtgaggaggaaaaaggaaagaaagaaaaggagcgaATGGAGGTcgagaaggaaaggagagagagggacaaagaGCGGGAGCGCGAGAGGGAGCGCCGCGACCgcgagaaagagaaggaaagggagcgagagagggacaAGGAGCGGGAGAGGGACCGAGATCGCGACCGCGAACGAGAGAGGGATCGCGAGCGGGAGAGGACGAAGGAGCgggagagggagcgggagagggagaggagtcgAGACGTCAGTGAAGGTCGAAGCCGATCAAG AGAGAGGACTCGGGAAGATAAAAAACGAGAccgcgaggaagacgaggaggacgtgTACGAACGGAGGAGACTCGAGAGGAGGCTCAGAGACAAGGAGGCGGCCTACCAAGAA CGTCTGAAAAACTGGGAGAtccgggagaggaagaaggctCGCGACTACAGCAAAGAaacggagagggaggaagagaggcgtCGTGAAATG ATGAAAGAAGCCAAAAGACTGAAAGAATTCCTTGAAGACTACGACGACGACAGAGACGACCCAAAATACTACAG GGGCAGCGCTTTGCAGAAGCGACTTCGCGACCGAGAGAAGGAGACCGAGTTGGACGATCGAGACcggaagagggagaaggaggagcatgaggagatcAGACAGAGGCTTCTGGCTGAAGGTCACCCTGACCCCGATGCTGAGCTGCAGAGG atggaggaggaggcagagcgcAGACGGCAGCCTCCTCCGAAACTTGAACCCGAGGAGGACGTGATCCAGGAGAAGGCTCGCAAGGATCGGGAGCGGGAACGGGAGCGGGAGCGGGAGCGGGAGAGGGAACGGGAGCGGGAACGGGAGCGGGATCGAGACcgagagagggaaaagagggCGTCGGTGGCGTCGGCGAGGCCCGCGGAGCCGATGCCGCGAGTCCCCCAGCAGCATTCGGACGATGATGATGTCGAGCAAGGGGGCGGAGAGGATGACTACCAAGATGCCGAGGACTCACCGGAGGCCAAGCCGCAACTCAAACCCGCCATGCGACCAATCACCACGGCTCCCTCGGTGTCCTCTGCCAGTGGGAACGCGACTCCAAACACACCGGGCAACGAATCTCCCTGCGGCATCATCATTCCCGGCGAGAACTCCCCCGAGGTCCAACCTCTGGAGGAACTTCGGCCCAAGATCGGTCTCAGTCTGAAACTGG GTGCCACGCACAGCCCCAGCCAGCTCAGCGTCGGAAAGCGAAAGAAGCTGCCGACCGTGGAAAGTGTTTTCAACAAGTTcgacgaggaggaggccgacGAGCAGCCTCGCAAACGGAAGCTGGTCCCGCTGGACTACGGCGACGACGACAAGAGTCTGGGGCTGGATGGGGCCGAAATGCCGGGGGCCAAAGGCAGCGTCAACACGGAGGAGAAACGGAAGCACATAAAGAGCCTCATTGAGAAGATCCCCACCGCCAGGCCCGAGCTCTTCACCTACCCTCTGGACTGGACCATGGTGGACTCG ACTCTGATGGACCGTCGCATTAAACCATGGATCAACAAGAAGATTATTGAATACATCGGCGAGGAGGAAGCCACGCTGGTTGAATTTGTCTGTTCAAAG GTGATGGCACACAGCACCCCTCAGGGTATTCTTGATGATGTTGCAATG GTTCTTGACGAAGAAGCAGAAGTCTTCATCGTAAAAATGTGGAGGCTGTTGATATATGAAACCGAAGCAAAGAAGATCGGTCTggtgaaataa